The Penaeus chinensis breed Huanghai No. 1 chromosome 12, ASM1920278v2, whole genome shotgun sequence DNA segment ATTGGCTGATAAGAGTGACGTGATATTCACTTCCTGGACCACTTCCACAGACAATATGTAACACAAACTTTTGCCTTCGAAGTTTCAGAaaactgaatatgtatatatatatatttatatatatatatatatttaaatggagAGGTTTGTTCCTTCTTTGGAATACTAATACCGTCTTTGCTTTACATTTTCTTAACAGTtatgttttatttactatttttttaatcattagaaACATTTCTAATTCAAGCTGACCGAACGTATTTTCCTTGTTATGTAATGTTCGAAAAAGAGACAGACTTTAGACCTTTAggctctttctccttttaccaGTAAGGTGCCCTTTCTATCTTCCACAAGTTAATTTTCAGTTGCGATTTGTAATTATTTCTGGCAACGGGGATAGAAAGAAATCATGAAAAGAAAATCCCTAATAACAGAGTTCGATGTCtatcaatatttgttttctttacagtACATTTGCAGTATCATGAATACCAATTGTCACCATGTACAAATCGTGGTACATTTGTAATCTGAGGGGGAAAATGCCTGTAACGAAAACACAAGAAATGTATTGGGTTAATATCCCTTTCCTCTAGTTCCGCTTTATCTAAAAATGCTGACAGAATTCCACATTTTATAATCTCACCTCACCTCAAAGTTATCGGATTAACAGTCGCCGTACTCCCACATGCCCGGATTAAAATAGAACATGATTCATTAACGCATTCCACTCCACGTCCTCAGAATGACTCCTTTAGGTAAAGGGAGAGATTTCCACATTACTCTAACGTACTATGAGGAAGTTAAGTCACTGTAGAATGAAacacattctttatttttttttcattccctcatTCTGCCTTTACTCAGACACTTTATCAGTATCACACTTTATCATCTTATCTTATCCACGCAGGCATGGCGAGATTTTTGTATTAATATGGTTCATTATGAACTAtctaaataaaaatgattatcaatattgcaaatgccaagaaagcgatatatatatatatatatatatatgtatatatatatatatgtgtgtgtgtgtgtatgcgtgtgtgtgtgcttgtttgagtgtgtgtgtgtgtgtgtgtgtgtgtgtgaagaagaaaATTAACTTTTTCATGCCGAACATTAAATTAAATGATATgcagataatttaaaataaaagtcAGATATCTATCCATAGTTCGTTTGTCTTAAAATATATGATTTCAATTAATTAAAATTCATATTCTTGATTTCGCCTGCAACGATAGTGATTTCTTCATCAGGTTTCAAAAAAGTTCATCGGCCTATTATTTATGAAATCTTTAAAGGCGGTTACAAACTATAAATCTTTGAGTTTTCCACTGATACTGTctattgttttgattttcttgtcttctttggtattctatgtttttttatcatcacaattattactgttattattatcgttatttctattgttattgtcatttttgtcgcTGTTATTCAAACATTTTTCGTTTACGTACAATTAACCTTTAACCTTTATTATCcgtaaaatagaaaaagaagaaataagcagatcatttgattttcatatttcatgacattatttttagttttgatATATTGAATCCTCCTTTTTGTAGGCTTGAACTCTTCGGTTTTGGCGTATCTGTAAACAAACTATTATTTCGTTCATatttttctaatttcatttttGTCGTCTAGTTGTTAATCTGGCATTTGGTGATAATACAATAGAAATGCCGATAAGCGGGTAACTTATAAACTATTCCTCCTAAATATGCATTGTATTGTTTTTCCCGAATTTagtatcataatttgtattgttcTCTCCTGCAACAATAGAGTTTTCCGATTATCTGCCCCAGTTCGTCACCAGTcaccatacacgtgtgtgtgtgtgtgtgtgtgtgtgtgtgtgtgtgtgtgtgtgtgtgtgtgtgtgtgtgtgtgtgtgtgctcacacacacgcatatatatatatatatatatatatatatatatatatatatatgtatatacatatatatacatacacacacgcatatatatatatatatatatatatatatgtatatacatatatatatacatacacacacgtatatatgtatatatatatatatatatatatatatatatatatatatatataccgcttccttggcttccacacacacacatacacacacacacacacgtgtgaataaatacatgtgtgtgtgtgtgtatacatgtgtgtttgtgtgtgtatatgtatatatatatatggtataaaaacccacactgtaaaactagatttaattgaaaatgaaacaacagtttcggaatccaggtggattccgaaactgtagtctcattttcaattaaatctagttttacagtgtgggattttataccatagcatcaacacggtagtgtgttttctcctttcatatatatatatatatatatatatatatatatatatatatgtgtgtgtgtgtgtgtgtgtgtgtgtgtgtgtgtgtgtgtacatatatatttatatcaaattatttatatagatttatgtgtgtatatatatatatatatatatatatatatatatatgcatgtgtgtgtgtgtgtgggtgtataaacatataaatatatatatacatacatatatatatatgtgtgtgtgtgatgcgtatatatatatatatatatatatatatatatatatatacatatatatatgtgtgtgtgtgtttatttatttaattatttatttgttttttttattggatgcctttcctaatcaatcgcggttcggcgcgctaacatctgtgccactgcaggacatatgcctccctaacacacacacacaatcacacacacacacacacatacacacacacacacacacacacacacacacacacacacacacacacacacaaacatacatacacataaatatatacatatacacatatacacatttacatgcgtgtatacgtgtgtgtgtgtgtgtgtgtgtgtgtgtgtgtttgatcttttattatttaattctaATAGTCATGAGATACTCTTTTAGACCTAATATTAGGTATCTAAAATGTTGTCAGTACGCTGCGAATTTACAGAAACTCCTTAATATTGGTAAACATACTGTACTTCTTTTGGATTCTGAATATAGTAAATTATCTTCGTTGGTCGTTTCCCTAACCATAACGTACCTTCTAAATACCTTTTATAATTCTAGTTTTTCGATAAATTTTTCaagaatattttttattatgtaatcTAGGGAATGAGATCCGCTACGTGACACCAAGACAGTCTATTTCATTCATCCGAGCGCATGCGAGCTGACCTGTATGTAAGAGCGAGATTCATCAGTCTGTCGCTCAACCGAGATTCATATCTGGATCCAGATTAAAGAAGGGATCCGATATAATTACTAAGAAGGATTGGGTACAATATCATCAGAAGAAGGTGCCCTAACGTACAAGATCCGATTGTCTTAGAGTCCTGAAATGAACAAGAGTGGATGCATTTCTTCAGAATTTATGGTTTTTAAATACAAGTAACCTGAAAGCTCTATAAGTTCTTATTAGACCAGGCACATTTTGGTGGAACTACTATTGTGAAAGACTACTGGAGAGCACAATCTTTCTTATCACTGATAGTGGTCTCCTTATCTCACTCGCTGTTCACGGCTATTGGCTGGTTGACGTAATAAAATGTCAGAATGTCTCCCACAAATGAATGTAAGAAATAtttgagaattaaaaaaagagaaaaaaacaagtacaGTGAATACGTACCTAGTCAAAAAATAGAATCATTGCTCTTCTGACGTAAAACACAAAGGTCAGGGCAGGCGTatggggaaaaaaacgaaatctgATTCAGTATGCTtatatctttttcctccttccattctcagAATTCCATCTTTCTATCAAAATGTTTTACAACAGATCTCCCGCGTGAGACCTTAAATTAATCCTGTTATACTATCGGGTGTTGAACAACTTTTTTCATATATTGAGAGAAGCCTGGTAATAAATCCATTTTTTTCATACATGCTTAATCCCACGAGTGTTATCTCTTATCATGGTGTTTTATGGTGAACATAAAACTGGCACTAGATTTTCAActctgactgaaaaaaaaaaaatcatttggatCACTGACATAAGTTTTTGTTTCAATTTTAAAAAATCGATTGAATATATGTAAGAAGTCTTCGTTTGAATTCATGACAGCAATTTTCGTTTGAGTTTTAGAAGAATAAGCTTTCATTTAGTATTTTAAAAGATTTCTCTTGAATATTCAAAACAAGTTTTTGTTTGAAATGTATTTTTCCTATATGTTATGGTAATAGAAAGATTGactgaaagaataataaaaaaatgagagaaatctCATAAACATAATGCTGTTAATAATGgaagcaacagcaatgataatgatactgttagtaatactgctactactactaataataatgatggagatggcGGTGAAGATGATggcaatgaggagggggaggaggacgacggtaatgatgatgataataaaatatgtaacGTGCAGTATCTGTAATAAGcttatgataattagaataactctagtagccattatcattatgaccatttaGTGTTAATGTCTCTGGTaagaaagatgattatgatggtggcagtaatgatgatttataattatgctgatgatggtgatactgatggtgataacgatgataatgagaaacaTGGTTAGAATGATTCATCTTAACCTCCTTTTCATTACATTACTAACAATGCtacttatctctgtctttatcactatcattctataTGTCCCAATTAAGTACAAAGTATGAGCATTTATTaccatagaaaaataagaaatttatCCCCATATAACTTCCACGTGCAATAAACGGTCTAATTGTTACGCACGAAGTTTATCACAACCAATTCAAACTACAAAATTCacaccttttttcctcctcttttccaatTTCACCACAATAAACTCACAATTAGTGGCGGCTCCGGGATGTTCCAAAAAGCGTGGGAGGTTGTAGGGTGGGGTATAAATTTTTAGCAAGTCCAGTGCATTTTCCGAACATTTTGGAGAAAAACTCATGCTGATTGTTGCTATAATCATGGCATTTTTGTAAACTCGAATTATGAAATCTCGTGGTTTCAGTAAAGGTAGTAGGTATACATGCTTGAAACTTTGCAAGAAATTGAATGCACAACAATTTCAACCTACGTTTAATCACGGGTCCTAGCACAGCTATgtttacatatttctgtatatcttgCATTTCTTGTGCAGTTTTTTCATTCAAAGTTTGTTGCGCTCCCCCGCCTCTTGGATCCGCCACTAAACAtaattttccctcctctttgAAAACACTTAACTTCAGAATACTCATCACCCTACGTCTTCCCCAAACCCTTAACCACAACATTCCAGTCACTCACACCTTCTCTTCTACCCAAAGCCTCTAACCACCTCACCGCAACGCAACCCCAGTCCTAACCATTTAGCGACGCCCTcacaaccttcccctcttctccctccacctcgacCAGGTCAGCGTCCGCATCACGACGATGGACGCCGAGCTGGAGTTCTCAATCAAGCCCAGCACGACAGGGAAGCAGCTCTTCGACCAGGTGGTTCGAACGATCGGGCTCCGCGAGATCTGGTACTTCGGGCTTCAGTTCGTCGACAGCAAGGGCTTCACGAGCTGGCTGGTTCTGACCAAGaaggtttgttttgtgtttctgtttggaaTTAGGATTTCATATTTTCATGTGGATTTTTTTGTCATGGGTACCATGTTACAGCTGTTTAGGGCAGTGCTTTCCAAGCACAACCATGTTTACATACGTCTGTAGATCTTGCCTCCTTGTGTACATACTGTCCATTTACAGATCCACTGCGTCAACCCTCCATATTAGTGTAGATTTACCCCGCCCGTATAATATTCATCCCATAGCATCAATTTACTTCTTATATACAAATCACTAATTTAGAAGGTTGTTctaaatgtacattttttttctgcttaataAAGGAGACAGGCGGTATTCGGAAAGGATTACAGCAAATAAGTATAGGGAGATACCTTTCTTTCAATAATGTACTAGACAAAACTTATTAAACGCCATTTTAGTACAGCCTTTCTAAAATATGATTGTCTATTACCAAAGTCATGGGCCTTCGCATTGTTCAGGAAAATAATCAGACAACAGCCCACTCAACTCGAAAACCAACACCAATATCTCTCCCTCCAACAGGTTCTCCAGCAAGTGGGTAAGAAGCATGACAATCCCATCCAGTTCAAATTCCGCGCCAAATTCTACCCAGAGGACGTGAATGAGATTATCCAGGAGTCAACTCTGGTGAGGCATCTAGCAGCTTTTGGGATATTTAGGCTCTTTGAGCTCTTTGGGTCGTGGTCTATTATTCAATCAGATCTGAGatttgatcctttttttttttttttttttgagtattcgAATGCTTTAAACATTCTGTAAATATTTGAGAGGTTTATTATATTAAACAACGTTAGTAAACATGGACTGTGGTATGgataaaaaaagaacatttgatacacacaaaaataagaacCACAAGCACAGCTAttcaaaaaatataacatataccaCAAGAATTCAACAGGTTTTCAGAGACCGTCCATTAGTTCTAGTCATTTGCTCTAACTTCATCTCCTCATTTAACAGCGGATGTTCTACCTGCAAGTGAAGAACGCCATCCTAAGCGACGAGGTCTACTGCCCGCCCGACGCAGCCGTGCTCCTCGCCTCTTACGCCGTGCAGGCAAAGTACGGCGACTTCAACCAAGACTACCATAAGCCGGGTTTCCTCGCCAACGACCGTCTTCTCCCCCAGCGCGTGTTGGACCAGCACAAGCTGACTCGTGACGCGTGGGAGGAGAAGATTGCCACGTGGCACAAGGAGCACAAGGGTCGTATTAGGTCGGTTTGGGCGTCTTTGAGTGTGGGCGTCCTTGAATTTGGACGTTCTTTCTTATGGGTGTTGCTTTCTCTGATTCTGAAGATGGATAAGTCcaactatatttcaaaaaataaatCATGTCTTTCACTTCGAtttctaaatacattttttttttagggaaaaggGACAggtgcctaaaaaaaaaaaaaaaaaaaaaaaaaaaaaaaaaaaagacatcagcGTCTCTGATTACACAAAATGGCATACCCTGTGCACACGAGAACACCAAACTGGCAATACTTAGTTTCGTTATATTTGCATTTCCAGAGAGGAAGCTATGCTGGACTACTTGAAACTGGCCCAAGACCTGGAGATGTACGGCGTCAACTACTTCGACATAAAGAACAAGAAGGGTACGGACCTCACCCTTGGTATTGACGCCCTGGGCATCAATGTCTTCGAGCGAGGTGACAGGCAAGTATTCCTATCTGAAGTTGAAGTGATATAAATtgctttttttctcaatttttaatTAACATTTAGAGGTTCATTGTTCATTTATGTGTCTTTATTGACAATCAATTTGTTCATATTAATGTTTAGCGTTGTTTCGATCGCGAAATGTTATTTTTTCACCttatccttttctgtttctttcatcgTATACAATTCTATCCGTTAGAGAAATTCAGCAATAATCATTCTTGATCTTAAGCCGCGGACAAGTTCAcatttcaaaaataataaattatataaaggaATAATATAATAGAGATCGTACGGAAATGGTAAATAAAGTAACTgatcaaatgaatgaataataccTCTCGATATGAATGCAAAGCAAGCTGAAAAACTAATGGCAATGAATATGAGAAAACATTTAGGAAACCCATCACTTATGTAGTAAAACTATTTGGGAAACCATTTTGGAAAACTATTTAAGACTATTTAAGAAACCCAGCAACTCTTTAGGAAAACTATTTGGGAAACCATTTTAGAAAACTATTCAAGACCATTTAAGAAACCCAGCAACTCTTTAGGAAAACTATTTGGGAAATCATTTTCGAAAACTATTCAAGACTATTTGAGAAACCCAGCAACTCTTTAGGAAAACTATTTGGGAAATAATTTTCGAAAACTATTCAAGACTATTTGAGAAACCCAGCAACTCTTTAGGAAAACTATTTGGGAAACCATTTTGGAATACTATTTGAGACTATTTGAGAAACCCAGCAACTCTTTAGGAAAACTATTTGGGAAACCATTTTGGAAAACTATTTGAGACTATTTGAGAAACCCAGCAACTCTTTAGGAAAACTATTTGGGAAACCATTTTAGAAAACTATTCAAGACTATTTAAGAAACCCAGCAACTCTTTAGGAAAACTATTTGGGAAACCATTTTGGAAAACTATTTGAGACTATTTGAGAAACCCAGCAACTCTTTAGGAAAACTATTTGGGAAACCATTTTGGAAAACTTTTTGAGACTATTTGAGAAACCCAGCAACTCTTTAGGAAAACTATTTGGGAAATAATTTTCGAAAACTATTCAAGACTATTTGAGAAACCCAGCAACTCTTTAGGAAAACTATTTGGGAAACCATTTTGGAAAACTATTTGAGACTATTTGAGAAACCCAGCAACTCTTTAGGAAAACTATTTGGGAAACCATTTTGGAAAACTATTTGAGACTATTTGAGAAACCCAGCAACTCTTTAGGAAAACTATTTGGGAAACCATTTTAGAAAACTATTCAAGACTATTTAAGAAACCCAGCAACTCTTTAGGAAAACTATTTGGGAAACCATTTTGGAAAACTATTTGTGACTATTTGAGAAACCCAGCAACTCTTTAGGAAAACTATTTGGGAAACCATTTTGGAAAACTATTTGAGACTATTTGAGAAACCCAGCAACTCTTTAGGAAAACTATTTGGGAAACCATTTTAGAAAACTATTCAAGACTATTTAAGAAACCCAGCAACTCTTTAGGAAAACTATTTGGGAAATAATTTTCGAAAACTATTCAAGACTATTTGAGAAACCCAGCAACTCTTTAGGAAAACTATTTGGGAAATCATTTTCGAAAACTATTCAAGACTATTTGAGAAACCCAGCAACTCTTTAGGAAAACTATTTGGGAAACCATTTTGGAATACTATTTGAGACTATTTGAGAAACCCAGCAACTCTTTAGGAAAACTATTTGGGAAACCATTTTGGAATACTATTTAAGACTATTTGAGAAACCCAGCAACTCCTTGGGAAAACTATTTGGGAAACCATTTAGGAAAACTATTCAAGACTATTTAAGAAACCCAGCAATCTTAAGCAGCGAAAAAACGAAGccctcacctctttcttcttcttcttccccgccCCAGGCTGACCCCGAAGATCGGCTTCCCTTGGTCCGAGATCCGGAACATCACCTTCCACAACCGCAAATTCATCATCAAACCCATCGACAAGAAATCGCCGGACTTTGTCTTCAACTCGTCCCACGTTCGGATCAACAAGACGATCCTGGCGCTGTGTATGGGCAATCATGACCTCTTTATCCGACGTCGTAAAGCTGACACGATCGAGGTCCAGCAGATGAAGATTCAAGCCCGGGAGGAGAAGATGTCCAAGAAAATGGCCTTGTGAGTtggccgtgtgtgtgtttctgtgtgcgagagagaggctAGGATTGTAcactagatttttctttttcttttttaagcattGGTAACGATAATTTCATCCTATTTTagttatcaatttaattatctattttggtttttcatattcttgtttttgttattaatattattattacataaataaTCTTGACAATAGCAAACATTCTCTAGGTTCACATTGCCCTCATCacacattattgttaatagtgataatagcattgttatcattattatcattatcattatactttcttAAGTCCATTATTCCTCCTCGTGAACATTATAACGCATCCTCGGCATATTTAACCAATTCGTCCATCGCACCTTAGGGAGAGGCTCGCCCGAGAAGTGTCCCTtcgagaggaggcagagaagaggcagaaggacTTCGAGGAGCGCCTCCAAAGCATGAACAAGGAGATGGAGATGCGGCAGAAGGAACTCCTCGGTGCCCAAGAGACGATCCGCCGCCTGGAGATACAGCTGCGGGAACTCCAGGAAGCTAAGGACGAGCTCGAGTCGAAGCAGAGGGAGCTGCAGACGATGATGGCGCGGCTGGAGGAGACCAAGGAAATGGAGGCCGGCGAGAGGGcaaggttggaggaggagatCAAGTACAAGCAGAACGAGATATCGCGCATTCAGGAAGAGGTCAGCGTCAAGGATGAAGAGACAAGGAGACTTCAggtaagaataggaaaaaaaaataagataaaatatttgaCTGAACAATCAA contains these protein-coding regions:
- the LOC125031297 gene encoding moesin/ezrin/radixin homolog 1-like; translation: MSKSKTVSVRITTMDAELEFSIKPSTTGKQLFDQVVRTIGLREIWYFGLQFVDSKGFTSWLVLTKKVLQQVGKKHDNPIQFKFRAKFYPEDVNEIIQESTLRMFYLQVKNAILSDEVYCPPDAAVLLASYAVQAKYGDFNQDYHKPGFLANDRLLPQRVLDQHKLTRDAWEEKIATWHKEHKGRIREEAMLDYLKLAQDLEMYGVNYFDIKNKKGTDLTLGIDALGINVFERGDRLTPKIGFPWSEIRNITFHNRKFIIKPIDKKSPDFVFNSSHVRINKTILALCMGNHDLFIRRRKADTIEVQQMKIQAREEKMSKKMALERLAREVSLREEAEKRQKDFEERLQSMNKEMEMRQKELLGAQETIRRLEIQLRELQEAKDELESKQRELQTMMARLEETKEMEAGERARLEEEIKYKQNEISRIQEEVSVKDEETRRLQTEVEEARRKEEEATLALLAASTAQRVSKASSSSSSSSDSEEEMHRPKTPVVEKVEAALAQSAYNGNDFFEAEVQRRSSSSSSESHTMEPVNVEPELLEIQEPKEDEAAIRRMKLLEDVKQSLAAERKPDQLTILDKIYNANISKGNTKYKTLRQVRQGNTKRRVDQFENL